The Flavobacterium commune genome contains the following window.
TCTTATTCAACTTCGATAGTAACTTATACTTACGAATAACTTTGAACAAAGTAATTTTCGATAATATAAAATCAGAAAATTATATTTTTTCATCAAATTAAAAAATAGAGAATGAATCGAATTAAGATTATTGCGGGCTGTTTATTGCTATATATAAGTGTTTTTCAGGGAAATGCCCAACAGAAATTAAAATTGCAATATGATACGCCGTCAACCAACTGGAATGAAGCTTTACCAATTGGTAATGGTCGTTTGGGGGCAATGGTTTTTGGAAATCCTCAAAAAGAAGAATTGCAATTAAACGAAGAAACTGTTTGGGCTGGTGAACCAGGCAATAACGTTCCTAAAAATGTCTATTCCAATATTGAAGAAATAAGGAAATTACTTTTTGCAGGGAGAAATAAAGAAGCTCAGGATTTAGCCAATAAAACTTTCCCGAGACAGGCTCCAAAAGATTTGAATTACGGAATGCCTTATCAGACAGTTGGGAGTTTATGGATTGAATTTCCGGGTCATGAAAATTATACGGATTACAAAAGAGATTTGGATATAGAAAAAGCGGTTTCGTCTGTGAGTTATAAAGCAAACGGAATAACGTACAGGCGAGAATTTTTTGCGTCTTTTTCAGATGATGTTATTATTGTGAAATTAACTGCTGATAAGAAAAAAAGCATTAGTTTTTCATTGTCAGCTACAAGTCCACAAATAGTTAGCAATTTTAAAACTCAGGATGGTAAATTGTTTTTTGAAGGAACAACGGGTGATACAGATAATAAAACTGGTAAAGTAAAATTTGTTGGAGAAGCAGCCTGTACTTTAAAAGGCGGAAGTTTAATAACTACCGCTGACAAGCTAACGGTTAAGGATGCTGATGAGGTTGTTATTCGAATTTCGATAGCGACTAATTTTAAAAACTATAAAGATCTTTCAGTTAACCCATTAGAAAAAGCAACTACTATTTTAGCGAAAGCTTATAAAAAAAGCTATGCAGAATCCTACCAAAATCACGTGGCAGCGTACCAAAAGTATTTTAACAGAGTATCATTGTTTTTAGGAGATTCCCCTCAATCGAATAAAACTACTGATGTAAGAATTAAAGAATTTGCTACATCCTATGATCCGCAATTGGTGGGGCTTTATTTTCAGTTTGGAAGGTATTTGCTTATTTCGAGTTCGCAGCCAGGCAATCAGCCGGCGAATCTTCAGGGAATTTGGAATCATAAGTTGAATCCTGCATGGGACAGTAAATACACGGTAAATATCAATACCGAAATGAATTATTGGCCTGCCGAAATAACGAATCTGAGCGAAATGCATCAACCGTTATTTAGTATGCTAAAAGATTTAGCCGAAACAGGAAAAGAGAGTGCTTCTGAAATGTATCACGCCCGAGGTTGGAATATGCACCACAATACCGATTTATGGCGCATGACAGGAGTGGTTGATGGCGGATTTTATGGGCTTTGGCCAATGGGTGGTGCATGGCTTACCCAACATTTGTGGCAACATTATCTCTACACTGGTGATAAAGCATTTTTAAAAGAATATTATCCGGTTTTAAAAGGTGCGGCTCAATTTTATCTGGACGTGCTTCAGGAAGAACCGGAAAACAAATGGTTAGTGGTTGCTCCGTCCATGTCTCCCGAAAATACTTATGAGAGTAGTGTGGGTGTTTCTGCAGGAACAACGATGGACAATCAATTGGTTTTTGATCTTTTCAATAATATCATTGATGCTTCTAAAATTTTAAAAACCGATAGTCGTTTTGCTGATTCGGTTGCGGTTGCATTAAAAAGATTGCCGCCAATGCAGATAGGACAATATTCACAATTACAGGAATGGCTTCATGATTTAGACAAACCAAATGATCATCACAGACATATTTCTCATTTGTACGGCTTGTTTCCATCTGGACAAATTTCACCATTTAGAACACCGCAATTAATTGAAGCGGCTAAAAATACTTTGATTTCCAGAGGTGATGTTTCAACGGGATGGTCTATGGGCTGGAAAGTAAATTGGTGGGCTAGATTATTGGATGGAAACAGGGCTTTCAAATTGATAAAGGACCAGTTAAGTCCGGCACCATTAGAAAGTAAAGGAGAATCAGGAGGAACCTATCCGAATCTTTTAGATGCGCATCCGCCGTTTCAAATTGATGGGAATTTTGGATGTACAGCCGGAATAACCGAAATGTTATTGCAAAGTTATGACGGCGCAATTTATCTGCTTCCTGCTTTGCCGGATGATTTTAAAAGTGGAAAAGTGAGCGGTTTGAAAGCCAGAGGAGGTTTTGAAGTGGGTATGGAATGGGAGAATGGAAAATTGAAACAATTAATTATAAAATCGGTTTTAGGAGGAAATTGCAGATTGCGATTAGCGTCTGATGTTATGTTAGTAGGTGAAGTAAAATTAGAGCAACCCAAAGGAGAAAATACCAATATTTTCTATAACGTAAATGCTATCAAAGATCCTTTAATTTCAGAAAAAGCAGTTCTGAAAGGCTATCAATCTCCTAAAACTAAGTTGTATGATTTTAATACAGTGGCTGGAAAATCCTATGTTTTTGAAGCAAAATAATTGAACTGAAATTTATGAAACAGAATCCCTATTATATAAAAATTGCAGCAGTAATTTTGCTTACTAATTTGATAAACATAGCTTCATTTGCCCAACAAAGAATAGAGCAAAATCTTTCCAATAATGATTGGAAAATATGGTTGGATCCGGCGGCACAATGGCAAAATGATGTGTTGTTTACTCCTCCTGTTGACGTTAAGAAATTAGCTGTCAATTTGCCTACAGGCGGTTGGCAGGCATTAGAAAAAGGAGAAAGTAAAACGGTTCATCTTCCTGCTACGGTCGAAGAATTTCATTGGGGATTTAATAAAAATCCTTTTGGAGTTTCAGGCAATTATTTAGGAGTTTCCTGGTTTTCGACCCAAGTGAATGTTCCGCAGTCGATGAAAGGGAAACGAATTGTTTTGCACTTTGAAAGTGTTCGTTTCAGAGCTGAGGTATTTGTCAACCAAAAGTTGGCAGGCTATGATTTAATCAACGGAACTCCTTTTGATGTCGATATTACCAATTATGTTACTATCGGTAAAATGAATTCGATAGCAGTTAGAATTACCGATCCTAACGGAAATTTTGACTGGAGAGACAGTTCTAATTATATGTGGGGGGATTATCGCACTAACCCAACTCACGGTTTTGGTGGTATTACCGGAAAAGTGAGTCTTGTGGCAACGGATAATGTTTTTGTAAATGATATTTTTATCAAAAACAAGCCAACTTTAAATGAAGTTGATGCCGAGATTTCGTTGACTAATATTACAGCTACAATTTTTAAAGGCAATGTTTTATTGGAAGTAAGCGAAAGAAAAACGGGTGCATCCGTTTGGTCAAAAAGCTATCCAATTGAAGCCGTTCGGGATAAAAATGTTTCTCAATCTTTTTCTATAAAAGTGGATAACGTAAAACTTTGGGATGTTGACAACCCTAATTTATATTTGCTGAAAGCTTCGCTTAAAAAAGACAACGAAATAAAAGATGTGGTGGAGAAAAAGTTTGGTTTCCGTTGGTTTGAAGTTAAAGACATTGATGGAGACAAACAGTTTTATCTCAACAACAAACGAATTGTATTAAGAACAGCGATATCATGGGGATTTTGGCCGGTAAACGGAATTGCTCCAAGTGATGAACTGGCCAAAAAACAAATCGCTGATGCCAAAGCTATTGGTCTGAACATGCTGAATTTTCATCGTACAATTGGACAAACTAATGTTTTAGATTATGCCGATGAATTGGGTTTATTGTATTATCAGGAACCGGGAGGCAATCAATTTCCGGCGAATCAATTCAATCCTAAAAACGATTTGGAAAAGAAACAAGCCGATTTTTATTTTGCTGCTCGCGATGAAAAGTTTTTTAGAATGATAAAACGGGATCGAAGCCATCCTTCATTGGTTATTTACAATATGCACAATGAAAGAGGAGCAGAGCCTCAGAAAAAAGACAGTTTGCAAATGTTAGCCGGTCACAAGCACGATCCAACAAGAATTATGACTTACAATTCGAGTAATGGTGCAATAAAAATGGGACCGGATCCCCGTTTTAAATTACATCTTTTACCTTATAACAATCAATTTTATAATTACGGTTGGTTTGATCAGCATCATGCAGGAGGGCCCGGTGTGTATCACGACAATTTATACAATAATCCTAAAAGTTATGCCAAGATTTTTCCGGATCATAAAGATGAAATTATTTATTATGGAGAAGAAGGAGCTATTGGTACACCGCCAAGATTACAGTTGATTAGAGATGAAATTCTAAAAAGAGGAAAAGACATTGGTTGGGAAAGTGATGATTATTTAAAATGGTATGATGCTTACGATAATTTCCTGAGGAAGAATGATTTCCAGAAGTCGTTTCCTAACGTAGATAGTTTGACCAGAAAAATGGGGAATGTGTCTTTTTATTATCAGGGAAGAACGATTGAAAATGTGCGTATCAACAATATCATTGACGGTTACGCCGTGAATGGTTGGGAAAGTATGAAATTGGAAAATCATTCTGGTGTAGTGGATAACTACCGAAATCTGAAAGGTGATGCCGATTTAATTGCCCGTTACAATA
Protein-coding sequences here:
- a CDS encoding glycoside hydrolase family 2 protein gives rise to the protein MKQNPYYIKIAAVILLTNLINIASFAQQRIEQNLSNNDWKIWLDPAAQWQNDVLFTPPVDVKKLAVNLPTGGWQALEKGESKTVHLPATVEEFHWGFNKNPFGVSGNYLGVSWFSTQVNVPQSMKGKRIVLHFESVRFRAEVFVNQKLAGYDLINGTPFDVDITNYVTIGKMNSIAVRITDPNGNFDWRDSSNYMWGDYRTNPTHGFGGITGKVSLVATDNVFVNDIFIKNKPTLNEVDAEISLTNITATIFKGNVLLEVSERKTGASVWSKSYPIEAVRDKNVSQSFSIKVDNVKLWDVDNPNLYLLKASLKKDNEIKDVVEKKFGFRWFEVKDIDGDKQFYLNNKRIVLRTAISWGFWPVNGIAPSDELAKKQIADAKAIGLNMLNFHRTIGQTNVLDYADELGLLYYQEPGGNQFPANQFNPKNDLEKKQADFYFAARDEKFFRMIKRDRSHPSLVIYNMHNERGAEPQKKDSLQMLAGHKHDPTRIMTYNSSNGAIKMGPDPRFKLHLLPYNNQFYNYGWFDQHHAGGPGVYHDNLYNNPKSYAKIFPDHKDEIIYYGEEGAIGTPPRLQLIRDEILKRGKDIGWESDDYLKWYDAYDNFLRKNDFQKSFPNVDSLTRKMGNVSFYYQGRTIENVRINNIIDGYAVNGWESMKLENHSGVVDNYRNLKGDADLIARYNKPLYVAVKLNHKVLSVKDTTIVDFFIVNEKDIKGNFDLRVKATNNKETVWTKTIPVTVTGGIVYGELLSAKNFFVPQTEGYTRIYAELVSKDNTVIATGSDELFAVKLNKEKMASAIMVADTTGVIGKYFDYEKISFKNYKSGTPSGNCLVIGSFKPQQTGNPLVTDLLEWVNNGNTIVVVNDTDTWATYFAKKEAADYRGFKVLGTSWYGGNYFVKDSKWFEGLPQSCVFNWEYQCFATYNKNRLGLRMFNGETIVGCVSDHKQEVYSALSVIPHGRGKIILCALDIFSCIKENEVLKKAEGDGENASMKTFNVSAKNKANIVGQQLLLNLLK
- a CDS encoding glycoside hydrolase family 95 protein; the encoded protein is MNRIKIIAGCLLLYISVFQGNAQQKLKLQYDTPSTNWNEALPIGNGRLGAMVFGNPQKEELQLNEETVWAGEPGNNVPKNVYSNIEEIRKLLFAGRNKEAQDLANKTFPRQAPKDLNYGMPYQTVGSLWIEFPGHENYTDYKRDLDIEKAVSSVSYKANGITYRREFFASFSDDVIIVKLTADKKKSISFSLSATSPQIVSNFKTQDGKLFFEGTTGDTDNKTGKVKFVGEAACTLKGGSLITTADKLTVKDADEVVIRISIATNFKNYKDLSVNPLEKATTILAKAYKKSYAESYQNHVAAYQKYFNRVSLFLGDSPQSNKTTDVRIKEFATSYDPQLVGLYFQFGRYLLISSSQPGNQPANLQGIWNHKLNPAWDSKYTVNINTEMNYWPAEITNLSEMHQPLFSMLKDLAETGKESASEMYHARGWNMHHNTDLWRMTGVVDGGFYGLWPMGGAWLTQHLWQHYLYTGDKAFLKEYYPVLKGAAQFYLDVLQEEPENKWLVVAPSMSPENTYESSVGVSAGTTMDNQLVFDLFNNIIDASKILKTDSRFADSVAVALKRLPPMQIGQYSQLQEWLHDLDKPNDHHRHISHLYGLFPSGQISPFRTPQLIEAAKNTLISRGDVSTGWSMGWKVNWWARLLDGNRAFKLIKDQLSPAPLESKGESGGTYPNLLDAHPPFQIDGNFGCTAGITEMLLQSYDGAIYLLPALPDDFKSGKVSGLKARGGFEVGMEWENGKLKQLIIKSVLGGNCRLRLASDVMLVGEVKLEQPKGENTNIFYNVNAIKDPLISEKAVLKGYQSPKTKLYDFNTVAGKSYVFEAK